The region GATTGACTTGATTGAGAAGTCGGTCGATATCTCGGCCGAAGCGGTCGTTCGCGTGAAAAATTTGAAAACGGCGATCGGTTTGCTCGAGCCGATGGCTCAGTCGCCGGATGCCAATGCGTTCACGTTTGCTCTGTTGGCCAGCGCGAATTTCAATTTAGCGAAAACGAAAGAAGAGCAGGGGAGTGCCGCGGAAGGGAAGGCCGACATGCAGTCGGCACTTGCCTATCTGAATAAGGCGTTCGACGGTCGCCGGCAACTGAACGATCGATTGCTGCAAGCAGAGATTGAAGCAGACCATTTACTGCTGGTCCGAAAAGACTTCCCTGCGGCTGTGCGGCGTTACGAAGCGATCACGCAGTTCAGCGAAGTATCGCTGTTGAAGATGGCCCTGCGAGCCCACTGGATGTTGGCCGGGATTGAATGTGGCGATTGGGGAGCGAGCCAGTCCGACACCTTCGAGCCAGATCCTCAGGTGGCCCGAAAGCACTTGATCGAGATCTTGGCGTTCTGGCCAGATTCGGAAGAGGCTCGGATCATCCAGAAGTACATGCGTTGGGATTCGACTGATGGCAAAACCGGAACGCCGTACTTCCCGAAAGAAGGCGAATTGCTGCTGACGGCGAATTAGCTTTCGTCAGCGGTCGACTGAGCCGCGAGCAGCAGCTGTACGAGATTCCACCAAGTGGTCGTGCCATCTTCGGCCAATGTCATGACAGCTGATCCGTCAGCGGCGACGCGGACAAACTTGATCCGCTCGCCAGGCGTTGGACGCAGAGCGAGTGGAATGATCTCGGTTTCAGTGAGGTCGAGCGCGAACAACGCTCCGTCAGAGTCGGCATAAACGACCCAGCGCCCATCGCTGATGATGTCGAAGTCTTCGACCAGGCCGCGAATGTCCGGCGGGCGGATCGTGGTGAGTTCGCCAGAAGCGATATTAAGTACGGAAAGTGGCTGAGCTTCGCCGAGGGTGCTGAACACCAGATGCTTGCCATCTTCGGTCAGGCGGCTGGTAAACAGATCGGCCCGCAAGTCGGCAACTGTGTTGACTTCCGCAGAAGCAAGCGTGATATCAAGCAGCTTCGTCACGGTGAATGCCAGCAGTCGATCGTCCGAAACGGGATGCAGTGCGAGGACTTCTTCATCGATCTCGCCGAGCTGGAACTTTTCGGCAGTATTGTCCGACATTGCATCGACCGGCCAGCGGTAGATGTCGCCTGATTGACCGATCGCGAAGGCATGCTTGCCGCTGGGATCGAACGCAACCGCATCGACCCTGGTTGCGAACGGGGCTTCGGCGATCTTCTCTAGCGGCTTAGCAGTTTGATTGGGACCTAACAGAGCGACCTTCTGGTGATCTAACCCAACGAAAAGTTGTTTTTGGTCGGGCGAAAGTGTGGTGTCGGTGATTTGACGATAGGGCGTTTCGGTCTCTTGCCCCAGTTCGATTTTGTAAGAAGGCTTGCCAGCTGCGACCGAATGAACATCGACGAGGCTGTCTTCGATGAATAGGATCGTCTTGTTCCCTGCCAACAGCTGCAACTGATGCGGCGGCGCAGCGATATAAAATCCGATCATCTCCTGGGTTTCGGTCGTCACTGGCAAGACTTTCAGTTGCCCCGACCCATCACTGACAATGGCGGTCGCAACATGGGTTTGCTCGCGCGAGTGCGACGGCACAGCAGGGGTTCCGTTCAGTTCGACCGATACCGATTCAGGCTGATCCTGAAGTGCGGGATAGATCTTCGCCGCATCGGCAAACGTCCGCTCCGCTTCTTCCCAATTACCACTGCCGGCGAGTGTCGTGATTTTGCTTAGAAGAGTTTCCTGAGGAATTGGTTGAAGTGTGACTTGCCAGTCGTTTCGCGTTAGCTGCTCGACGGTGAACTCTTGTTCGAGCGGTTGGTAAAGGGAGTCTTCGGCCCTGGCTGTGATACGCACACGATCGGTCGGCAGAAGATTTATGTTCGCTGCTGATTCGCCGGTCGAGGTGATATCGTCGCGCGGCTCTTCCGGAACAATAGCGATGTCGTAAATCGTTTCTTCCGGCGTGAACAGAATGGTATGCGACGTTAATTGCTCAGCCGGACCGGCGTTGGAAGATCCGTTAAAACCACCACCGAAAATGCCCCACAGCAGCGCACCGATAAGGGCAACCATAGCGACAGCGCCACCAATCATCGCGGGAAGGGGAACCGCGGAAGTTACAGGTGCAGCTTGTTCTGTCGGAGGCGAAAACGCTTTGATGAACTCGACACAACTGGCATATCGCTGCTTCGGGTCGGTTGAAGTTGCCCTGGCGAGCACGGCTCGCTCATGTTCGGTTACTAAGGGAAACTGAAGCTTCCCACGAACGTGGATTTCGACCAGTTCCGCAAACGAAACGGTCGGCTCGAATGGTAGCGCTGCAGTGCGTAACTGGTAGTATGTAATCGCGAGGGCATACTGATCAGAGCTGTGCGACGGCATCCGCTTGATCGATTCAGGCGACATATAGCAGAGGCTGCCCACCACGCTGGTCGCTTCGGTGTCGTATTCACCAAAGGCCGCGGCCACGCCAAAGTCGCCCACTAAAACGGAGTCGCCGGCGAAGAGCAAATTGGCTGGCTTGATATCGCGGTGCTGAATGCCGACGCGGTCTCCATCGACCAGGTGAACGGGAGAGTTCAGGAAGTCGATGCCTCGCGCGGCTTGAAGCATATAGTCTTGCAGCTCTTCGCGAGGAATACCGCCATCCTCCTGCATTTTGAGCCGTTCTTCGAGGCTGCCGTCAGCCAATGTCATGCTCACGACCAGGTACTGAGGGTTCTGCAGTGTCTGGGTTTGATCGAGTGCCAATGTTTGCGAGATCGGAGCTTGGTCTTTAGTTTGATTGCGGATCAGCAAGTCGATTTCGTGATCGTCCAGCACACCGCCATCTTGGCCGAGCAGCCACATCGCGTTCACGCTGCATAGATTCGCGTGCTTGATACGTTTTACGGCTTGTATCGATTTTAACTCGCGAATCCCAGTCTTCTGCTGCAGGGCAATGAACTTCAACGCGACAAGCGTTCCACCAGGGCCATCCGCGGCCCAGACTTCGCCAAATTGCCCACGACCCAGAAATCGTTCGAGCCGATATCCGGGGATCGGCTTGTCTCCCTGATTAAACATTCCCAGATTCCTGGCTGTTCTAACGAAGATGTACGTTGGTTAGTGCCGGCTTCGGACGGAGTGGAAAAGTACCGCAGCGCCTACGGTGTTGGCGTGCTTCGTTTCGCGATCACATGCCTTAGAGTGCGCGAGCATGGCACTGGATGCGGTAGGTCCGAGCAAACCAACAAGTAGTTCTAGCATAGGTTGAAGTTTCGACCTAACCGACAGCACGTGGCAAGTCCATTTGCGGAGAAAATAGCGATTTGTACGCTTAGAGGCGCTTCCCGCGACGGTACGAAGTAGAAAGCTTTCGCCGCAGGCAAGAAAAAAGCACGCCGACGCGTGCGAGGGAGAACGGGGACGTCGGCGTGCTCGAGGCTTTGGAGGGTGATTGGATTACAGTTCCTGGGCCTGAACCATCCAAAGGTGCTTTTCAAGTTCGCTGGAAACAGCGATCACCATGTCCTGACTAATGAGGTCCAAGTCATCGAGTGCATCGATTGATTCGCGAAGGACGCCAATGGTGGTTTGCAAGGCATCCGCTACGGCTTGAACCGTATCGTCGACGTTGACAAACCCAGTCGCGTATTCGGCCAGGGGAGTCTCTTTGGCGACAGTGCATGAGCGACCATCGGGCGAGAAGCCGATCATCACGATACGTTCCGCAAAGTCGTCGGTCCCTTCCCGGGTCGTGACGAGGATTTCATCGAGCTGGAGATGGACGGCGCGGAAGTTCTTACCCACGACGTTCCAGTGCGCTTGTTTCAGGACAAGCGAAAGATCGATCAGCGCGATCAGGTTTTTCTGCAGTTGTGCGGCGGTTGGTTTGGCTTTGTCCTCAGGCAGGACGTGACGTTTGAATTCCATCGTCATGAAAGTTTCTCCTGGTTGTTGGGGCCGGGAACGGTAGACGTTCAGGGGGTGGTACCTGACGCTGGGTAACAAACAGGAGAAAATTGCGTGCCAACAACAGCTGAAATAGCTGATGCTCGTGGATTTCCGCAGATAAGTACGATATGATCAGCAATCAATAAGAAATAGGACTTACCATCGAATAAACCGACTTCGGCATTCTTCTAAGAATGCGTTGACTAAATGGTTTCGGGACGTGGCCCAAACGGGGATGGGCTGATCGTTGGCCGGCCGCAATGGCAGGTTATCGACCCTTCCCGTCAGGAAGATTATCCGGAGAGTTCTGTCTAAGTATTTAAAGAGTCAAGATTTGATGATTGTGGTATGAGTTGGCCATTTCAGATCATAGAGCTTTAATTTACAATTAGGCAAAGCCCAGGCCAGGAGCCCTTTATGCCCAAATTGCTAGTTATTGATGACGATCGGACCGTCCACCGCCTTGTTGAAAAGACGTTCGAAGAGGCTGGTGTCTCTGTGCTTTCCAGCGGCACGGCCGAAGACGGTCTGGAACTGATTCGACAGGAATCTCCCGATGTCCTTTTATTGGACATCATGCTGCACGAAGCGAACGGGTTGGAACTAGCCACCCAGATTCGGCACCTCGATCCGAAGCTGCCGATTATCTTTATTACCGCCATGAACGACAGCGATACGGCGATTCAAGCCATGTCGCGTGGCGCTTACGACTATTTGCTCAAGCCGCTGAACAAGCAAGACGTTCAAGACCTGGTCGATCGAGCGTTGGAAACGCGGCGCTTGATGCAGTCGCCGGTTCATATGCAGGAAGCGGCACCCTCGGCTGAAAAGGGGGATTTACTGGTCGGTCGCAGTCCTTTGATGGTGGACGTTTACAAGAAGATCGGCCGCGTCGCCCCGCAAGATGTTGCGGTGTTGATTTTGGGTGAAAGTGGTACCGGGAAAGAACTGATCGCCCGGGCCATCTATCATCATAGCGCACGTCGTAACGAATGCTTCATGGCCATCAACTGTGCGGCGTTGTCCGACACGTTGCTGGAAAGTGAACTGTTCGGCCACGAAAAAGGGGCGTTTACAGGCGCCGACCGCCGGCATATCGGTAAGTTCGAGCAGTGCAACGGCGGGACGATCTTCCTGGACGAAATCGGGGATATGTCTCCCTCGACGCAAAGTAAAGTGCTGCGTCTGCTGCAGGAACAGAAGTTTGAACGCGTCGGCGGGACCGAAACAATCGAGACGGACGTCCGAATTATCTCGGCGACCAACCGCGATTTAGAGCAGATGATCGAAGATGGCGAGTTCCGGCTGGATCTTTACCATCGTCTGAATACGTTCCAAATCAATTTGCCACCGCTGCGGGAACGTGGTGAAGACGTGCGTCTGCTGCTCGAGCATTTCTTGTCGCGGTTCAACAAGTCGCTCAAGAAAGAAGTTTCCGGTATCTCGGACGATGCGGTCAACTTGCTGCTAAGTTACTCTTGGCCTGGCAATATCCGCGAACTACAGGCGGTACTGCGAAAGGCGATGCTGATGGCGGTCGGTCCGGTACTTGTGCCGGAGTTCTTCCCCAGCGAACTGCATGAAGATGGTGATGCAGCGTCGCCTATCGCGGAAGTGGCAGAATCTAGCGGAGGAGCCGATTTCCAACGGTTCCTGAAAAGTCTTGAGGCGTCTGATTCGTCCGATATGTACGCCGAGTCGCTGGAATGGATGGAGCGGTTATTGCTGACGCGCGTCCTGACAGTTACCGAAGGAAACCAGTCGAAAGCGGCAGAGCGATTGGGAATTACCCGCGGTAGCCTGCGTAATAAGATTCGATCGCTCAACATCTCGATCGATCATGTGATCAATTCAGACGACTAGGCACTGCCATAGCGGCTTGATGTGTGCGATGTGGCATGCCCTTGTTGCCCTGGGCAACCTTCGCGGAAGCGTCCGAGGTTTTCGCGAACTTCCAGCAAGTGATCTAGTTGCTTCGACAATCGCCGGCGCCATTTGAGGTCGGTGATTTGATCGATGAGAGCGCGAAACCGCCGGATCATACGATCTTCTGTCTGAATGATTTCGCACAGAATAACCTGTGAACGTGAGAAGTCTCCAAACTTACGGAGACGTGCGCCGAGCGAGCGGATTTGATTTAAGAAAGGTGAGGTCGAGGGCATCGGTTGGTCGACGTGACTGCCGGCCATGTGACGGATGCTTGCTTCAACATCGCCATGCTCTCCGGCAATGCGGTAAAGTTTTTGAGCGACTTGAGGGTCGGAGACTTTTCCGGCCGAGTCGACGAGTACCATCTGAAATTCTCGAAGGCCTTCAATGACCTCGGCGATCATCTGTTGCGGGTCTTGTTGATTAGGGGAGTAAGCGTCCATGATATTCGCTGCGCCTTTTCGAGTGACCGCGACCGCCTTCGAGAAGTATCGCGTGGTTTAGTTCGTCAGACTCCTATCGGCTGAAGCCTTAGAGTGTGTGGTTGGTGTTGAAAAAAGAACAGGAGGGCCAGCAATGCCAACCCTCCCGCCGGTTACGAGCGTTAGGCTGCTGGGCGACGGATGAAACCCGACAGCAGGCTAATGAGGAACAAGACCAGGAAGACAAAGAACAAGATCTTTGCGATACCTGTGGCCGCACCAGCGACACCACCAAAACCAAGGGCAGCAGCAATCAGTGCGATAACGAGAAACATAATAGCCCAACTCAACATGGCTCTTTTCCTTTATGTGAACTTGAAAATCGTTTCAACTTGAAAGCCGCTTCATCTCGCTGATGCTGTCGGCCTTGTTGAGAAAGTAGAATTGCAGATGCCGTGCCAATTCTCAGGTAGGGAAAGAAAAGCTGCGGGAAAGTGCCTAAAATGCTGCTGAAACCCGCCTAGAACGCATATTTTCGCATTTGCCTGGTCGAGAAAAGTCCAGTGCTGGCACGAATTGGTTTCGAGAAAACCAAGTAGCCTAGGTCCGACTACGGACGGTAGTTCTGCAATGCGGAATCGAGACGCTCCATCTCGCTGCGGAGCAGTTCCAGACCTTCGGCCGCTTTGTTGAGCTCGCCAGACTTGCCGAGCCGTTCGAGGCTGTATGAGGCGTTGACGACGCGCTGAGCGCCCAGATTCGAAGCGAGGCCCTTCAAATTGTGCGCGGCCCGATGGAGATCGCCGGTTTCCTTTTTCTGAATGGCCGTTTCGATCTCTTGAAAGAGCTGCTTCGAGTCTTCGTCGTAGTAGGTGATGAACTCTTGGAACAGTTCGGCGTCGTCTCCCAATCGCTTCATGGCACCGGCATAGTCGACAATGGGTGTCGACTTTTCACCGAACGATTCTTCCTCTTTGCGTTCGTGGCCGTTGTTGGAAGGGGTTGAATAGTCTTCTGCCACACTCTCCACCAATCCTAGAAGTTGTTTCACGTCGAGTGGTTTCGCGACGTAAGCGTCCATGCCCGCTTCAAGACATTTCTCGCGATCACCCCGCATCGCATGAGCGGTCATCGCGATAATCGGCGTGGTCGAATCAGTCCCTCGTTCCAACGCTCGAATTACGCTGGTGGCTTGAAAGCCATCGAGGATCGGCATTTGGACATCCATTAAGACGACATCGAATTGCTGCTTCTTGAACAACTCGACTGCTTCGCGACCGTTCTGTGCGACGGTCACGCTGTGACCACGCTTCTTGAGCATGGTGGTCACTACTTTTTGATTTGCCGGGGTGTCTTCGGCCAGCAAGACCGACAGCGATGCGAGCGGCTGCCCCATGTTCGCCGTCGGTGGTGGAGCCGCTTGGGGCGTGCTCAGCCGGAGCGCTCGCAAGATCGAGCGGATCAAGTCGGTTTGCGTTACCGGTTTTTGCACGAACGCTGCGATCTCGGAGGAGGCTTCGCTTTCGCGGAATTCTTTTCGATCCGCGGAGGAAACCATCAGAATCACCGGCGATTCCGCATCAGGCTTTAGCTTGCGGACTTCCTTGGTCAGCTCGTAGCCATCCATACCAGGCATTAACGCGTCGACGATGACCAACGGGAAGGACATGTTGTTTTCAAGGTTTTGCCGAAGAATACCGATCGCTTGCTGAGCGTCGTTGGCCGTCAGAGGCTTCATCCCCCAGGTGGTCAGTGTTTCCGCGATGATCTTTCGGTTCGTCGCGTTGTCGTCCACCACCAAGACCGGCAGATCACGAAGCTTGTCGAACGGCAACGAATCGATCGTGTCCATGTTCTGGCTGACCGGCAGATCAAACGACAAGCGGAACGAGAAATTGCTTCCTTGCCCCACTTCACTCTTCAGCGCTAGTCGACCACCCATCATTCGCAGCAGTTCGGAAGAAATCGCCAAACCAAGCCCGGTACCGCCGTGAACGCGCGTCGAGGAGGAATCGACTTGCGTGAAGGGCTCGAGGATTCGTTGCTGCTCTTCGGCGGGAATCCCAATTCCCGTATCGCGAACGGAAAACCGGAAACGTGCTTCGTCAGGCCAAACGCGTACCACTTCGACGGTGACGACAACTTCACCTTGTTCGGTGAACTTAATCGCGTTGCTGATCAAGTTGGTCAGAATTTGGCGCAGTCGTATCCCGTCGCCAATCACTTCGCGCGGAAGATCTCGGGGGATTCGACAGACAAGTTCCAGTCCCTTGGCAAACGCCTGGCTGGAAAGTGTTTTGAGGGCTTCTTCAACGACATCAGCTAGATTGAAATGCTCTTTGACGACGGAGAACTTGCCCGATTCAAGCTTGGAGAAATCGAGAATGTCGTTCAGCAGCGTTAACAGCGATAGTGCTGAATCTTTAGCGGTAGTCAGGTAGTCACGAACTTGCGGGGTTAGCTCTTCGTCTAACGC is a window of Bremerella sp. TYQ1 DNA encoding:
- a CDS encoding WD40 repeat domain-containing serine/threonine protein kinase, translated to MFNQGDKPIPGYRLERFLGRGQFGEVWAADGPGGTLVALKFIALQQKTGIRELKSIQAVKRIKHANLCSVNAMWLLGQDGGVLDDHEIDLLIRNQTKDQAPISQTLALDQTQTLQNPQYLVVSMTLADGSLEERLKMQEDGGIPREELQDYMLQAARGIDFLNSPVHLVDGDRVGIQHRDIKPANLLFAGDSVLVGDFGVAAAFGEYDTEATSVVGSLCYMSPESIKRMPSHSSDQYALAITYYQLRTAALPFEPTVSFAELVEIHVRGKLQFPLVTEHERAVLARATSTDPKQRYASCVEFIKAFSPPTEQAAPVTSAVPLPAMIGGAVAMVALIGALLWGIFGGGFNGSSNAGPAEQLTSHTILFTPEETIYDIAIVPEEPRDDITSTGESAANINLLPTDRVRITARAEDSLYQPLEQEFTVEQLTRNDWQVTLQPIPQETLLSKITTLAGSGNWEEAERTFADAAKIYPALQDQPESVSVELNGTPAVPSHSREQTHVATAIVSDGSGQLKVLPVTTETQEMIGFYIAAPPHQLQLLAGNKTILFIEDSLVDVHSVAAGKPSYKIELGQETETPYRQITDTTLSPDQKQLFVGLDHQKVALLGPNQTAKPLEKIAEAPFATRVDAVAFDPSGKHAFAIGQSGDIYRWPVDAMSDNTAEKFQLGEIDEEVLALHPVSDDRLLAFTVTKLLDITLASAEVNTVADLRADLFTSRLTEDGKHLVFSTLGEAQPLSVLNIASGELTTIRPPDIRGLVEDFDIISDGRWVVYADSDGALFALDLTETEIIPLALRPTPGERIKFVRVAADGSAVMTLAEDGTTTWWNLVQLLLAAQSTADES
- the dps gene encoding DNA starvation/stationary phase protection protein Dps, which gives rise to MTMEFKRHVLPEDKAKPTAAQLQKNLIALIDLSLVLKQAHWNVVGKNFRAVHLQLDEILVTTREGTDDFAERIVMIGFSPDGRSCTVAKETPLAEYATGFVNVDDTVQAVADALQTTIGVLRESIDALDDLDLISQDMVIAVSSELEKHLWMVQAQEL
- a CDS encoding sigma-54 dependent transcriptional regulator, which encodes MPKLLVIDDDRTVHRLVEKTFEEAGVSVLSSGTAEDGLELIRQESPDVLLLDIMLHEANGLELATQIRHLDPKLPIIFITAMNDSDTAIQAMSRGAYDYLLKPLNKQDVQDLVDRALETRRLMQSPVHMQEAAPSAEKGDLLVGRSPLMVDVYKKIGRVAPQDVAVLILGESGTGKELIARAIYHHSARRNECFMAINCAALSDTLLESELFGHEKGAFTGADRRHIGKFEQCNGGTIFLDEIGDMSPSTQSKVLRLLQEQKFERVGGTETIETDVRIISATNRDLEQMIEDGEFRLDLYHRLNTFQINLPPLRERGEDVRLLLEHFLSRFNKSLKKEVSGISDDAVNLLLSYSWPGNIRELQAVLRKAMLMAVGPVLVPEFFPSELHEDGDAASPIAEVAESSGGADFQRFLKSLEASDSSDMYAESLEWMERLLLTRVLTVTEGNQSKAAERLGITRGSLRNKIRSLNISIDHVINSDD
- a CDS encoding DUF1328 domain-containing protein, which encodes MLSWAIMFLVIALIAAALGFGGVAGAATGIAKILFFVFLVLFLISLLSGFIRRPAA
- a CDS encoding response regulator → MSSNTPTGKLWDERLRSILDASPDAIVAINEAGDIVDWNAQANVTFQWPEQVSRLRLSDLFKTEDLEEIIATIRRLTDTEASGQRIELLARRADGNLIPVELSISRVSISGSYYFNAFVRDITEWRQEEEIHSKKLLEAELLSQATSQAATAQTFRETLQKLLDIICTQIDWPCGHVWMPYDSGLMLASSYIWHTEEDLDISEFMKRTQSTQFRYGEGLPGTIWKRREPVWMDESEILEMIRMSSYEGTPIRTAFGFPVIADGDVVTILEFFHTERVEQDNALLEIVRRVGVEIGKIAQSRRFEQQRARLAAIVDSSYDAIIGKSLDGRITSWNYGAELVYGYSEEEAVGRMTTFLLPEDQENEEPELLEAMAQGRRLEEFETERVRKNGRKIPVSVTLSPVIDSSGQVVGSSTIERDITERRRAEEELQRARDSAIRASRTRAEFLANVSHELRTPMNAIIGMTSMALDEELTPQVRDYLTTAKDSALSLLTLLNDILDFSKLESGKFSVVKEHFNLADVVEEALKTLSSQAFAKGLELVCRIPRDLPREVIGDGIRLRQILTNLISNAIKFTEQGEVVVTVEVVRVWPDEARFRFSVRDTGIGIPAEEQQRILEPFTQVDSSSTRVHGGTGLGLAISSELLRMMGGRLALKSEVGQGSNFSFRLSFDLPVSQNMDTIDSLPFDKLRDLPVLVVDDNATNRKIIAETLTTWGMKPLTANDAQQAIGILRQNLENNMSFPLVIVDALMPGMDGYELTKEVRKLKPDAESPVILMVSSADRKEFRESEASSEIAAFVQKPVTQTDLIRSILRALRLSTPQAAPPPTANMGQPLASLSVLLAEDTPANQKVVTTMLKKRGHSVTVAQNGREAVELFKKQQFDVVLMDVQMPILDGFQATSVIRALERGTDSTTPIIAMTAHAMRGDREKCLEAGMDAYVAKPLDVKQLLGLVESVAEDYSTPSNNGHERKEEESFGEKSTPIVDYAGAMKRLGDDAELFQEFITYYDEDSKQLFQEIETAIQKKETGDLHRAAHNLKGLASNLGAQRVVNASYSLERLGKSGELNKAAEGLELLRSEMERLDSALQNYRP